A region from the Flexistipes sp. genome encodes:
- a CDS encoding aspartate aminotransferase family protein yields the protein MEIFEQWESEIRAYCRAAPTVFKSASNAKQVDENGKEYVDFFAGAGVLNFGHNNPKMKEAMIEFLKEDGVAHSLDMYTSAKRSFIEKFVETILKPRNMKYKMQFTGPTGTNAVEAALKLARKVTGRDDVVAFTHGFHGMTLGSLACTANHYFRNAAGVSLDNVIRWPFGTGKNCMESLADLKAMFNDPSSGVNAPAAFLVETIQAEGGVRVGNLEWLEGIQQLARDLGALFIIDDIQVGCGRTGSYFSFDGTDLDPDIIVLAKGIGGYGTPLAMTLNKPEYDEKWSPGEHTGTFRGQGLSFVAGTKALDYFDNDELMNKTKKHGEYMSSFLKDLAEGNDDVEVRGRGMIVGFDVTNGDKAKAIARECFENGMLIGVCGSRGEVLKFIPPLTIPEEDLKKGLRIFSDAYKKVIG from the coding sequence ATGGAAATTTTTGAGCAATGGGAATCAGAAATCAGGGCTTACTGCAGAGCAGCCCCTACGGTCTTTAAATCAGCTTCCAATGCGAAGCAGGTTGATGAGAACGGCAAAGAATATGTGGATTTTTTTGCCGGGGCCGGCGTCCTGAATTTCGGTCACAACAATCCAAAGATGAAGGAAGCCATGATAGAGTTTTTAAAAGAAGACGGCGTGGCGCACAGTCTGGATATGTATACGAGTGCAAAAAGAAGTTTCATTGAGAAGTTTGTGGAAACTATTTTAAAACCGAGAAACATGAAGTATAAGATGCAGTTTACAGGCCCTACAGGGACAAATGCTGTTGAAGCGGCTTTAAAACTGGCCAGAAAAGTTACCGGCCGTGATGATGTTGTTGCATTTACCCACGGTTTTCACGGTATGACACTGGGCTCGCTAGCCTGCACTGCAAATCATTATTTCAGAAATGCAGCCGGGGTTTCACTTGACAATGTTATCAGATGGCCCTTTGGTACTGGAAAAAACTGCATGGAATCACTGGCCGATTTAAAGGCTATGTTTAACGACCCATCTTCCGGTGTAAATGCTCCTGCAGCGTTTTTGGTTGAGACAATACAGGCTGAGGGCGGTGTAAGAGTCGGCAACCTTGAATGGCTTGAAGGTATACAGCAGCTTGCCAGAGATCTTGGAGCACTTTTTATCATTGATGATATCCAGGTGGGTTGCGGCAGAACAGGCTCATATTTCAGTTTTGACGGTACAGATCTTGATCCTGATATAATTGTTCTGGCCAAGGGTATCGGCGGGTACGGAACACCCCTTGCCATGACACTTAATAAGCCTGAGTATGACGAGAAATGGAGTCCGGGAGAGCATACGGGTACATTCAGAGGTCAGGGGCTTTCGTTTGTGGCCGGGACAAAAGCGCTGGATTACTTTGACAATGATGAACTGATGAATAAAACGAAAAAACATGGTGAATACATGTCGTCTTTCCTGAAAGACCTTGCAGAGGGAAATGATGATGTGGAAGTACGCGGAAGAGGTATGATTGTAGGATTTGATGTTACGAACGGTGATAAAGCAAAAGCAATTGCACGAGAATGCTTCGAAAACGGGATGCTTATCGGTGTCTGCGGAAGCAGAGGGGAGGTTCTTAAATTTATCCCTCCTTTGACTATTCCGGAAGAGGATTTGAAAAAAGGCCTGCGGATCTTTTCTGATGCATACAAAAAAGTAATTGGGTGA